A stretch of the bacterium genome encodes the following:
- a CDS encoding GNAT family N-acetyltransferase: MRCRKFKKGDAKQVSELMIKAFKSFLGDKLENFNEFSPSVFEKKSNFKDAFSERISFVVEDNKKIVGYISVTAGKNGLGSLEIVGVEPEYFSKGVGKILMKKAEEFWASKKQRKISTCVSAHNKRALIYYIKNGFIPEGYRRDHFFVGVDEIILGRFL; this comes from the coding sequence ATGAGATGCAGAAAATTTAAAAAGGGAGATGCAAAACAAGTTTCTGAATTAATGATAAAAGCATTTAAGTCATTTTTAGGAGATAAATTAGAAAACTTCAATGAATTTTCCCCTTCTGTTTTTGAGAAAAAATCTAATTTTAAAGATGCATTTTCAGAGAGAATTTCTTTTGTTGTAGAAGATAATAAAAAGATTGTTGGTTATATAAGTGTAACAGCGGGAAAAAATGGGTTGGGTTCTCTTGAAATAGTGGGAGTTGAACCAGAGTATTTCAGTAAGGGTGTTGGAAAAATTTTGATGAAAAAAGCAGAAGAGTTTTGGGCAAGTAAAAAACAGAGGAAAATATCCACATGCGTATCTGCACATAATAAAAGGGCTTTAATTTATTATATAAAAAATGGATTTATTCCAGAAGGATATAGAAGAGACCATTTTTTTGTTGGTGTTGATGAAATAATTTTAGGGAGGTTTTTATGA
- a CDS encoding neutral/alkaline non-lysosomal ceramidase N-terminal domain-containing protein, which translates to MGKNFRCGVSKVDITPSIGCEMAGMGRGHIAKSIHDNLYANILILDDGKEKFAIVTADLIGIDIEITEKIKELVKGKINLENFLITASHTHYGPNTRFILPYPEKDISYIYQLCKKIANGICIALRNMKEAKIGMGRGAIKESVNRRINLPDGSHHYLYDEPQLLKYAKGPVDDEVGVICIEDMNSKPIATFFNYTCHPICLPIDNLSISADYPGVAKRLIEEDIGGVAFFSNGACGNIGPIRALEGFQRMGELGENLAIEVKRVLKNIKFTSDVKLKVAKSFVELPIREEIVKRWDMNRRFRNKKTIISEIITFSVNNLVFIGIPGEAFVELGLEIKKKAPFSDTYILYLTNDDLLYIPTKESYKEGGYEVSVAMLGEESYDIILNQTLKLMEN; encoded by the coding sequence ATGGGAAAAAATTTTAGATGTGGTGTTTCCAAAGTAGATATTACACCTTCAATTGGTTGTGAAATGGCAGGTATGGGAAGAGGACATATAGCAAAAAGTATACATGATAATTTATATGCCAATATATTGATTCTTGATGATGGAAAAGAAAAATTCGCTATAGTTACTGCGGATTTAATAGGAATAGATATAGAAATTACAGAAAAAATAAAAGAACTTGTTAAGGGGAAAATTAATTTAGAGAATTTTTTAATTACTGCATCTCATACCCACTATGGACCAAATACCAGGTTTATTCTTCCTTATCCTGAAAAAGATATTTCTTATATTTACCAACTTTGCAAGAAAATTGCTAATGGTATTTGTATTGCATTGAGAAATATGAAAGAAGCAAAAATTGGTATGGGGAGAGGAGCAATTAAAGAGAGTGTAAATCGTAGAATTAACTTACCAGATGGAAGTCATCATTATCTTTATGATGAACCTCAATTACTTAAATATGCAAAAGGGCCAGTAGATGATGAAGTAGGTGTAATTTGTATTGAAGATATGAATTCAAAACCAATAGCAACTTTTTTTAATTATACATGCCACCCAATATGTCTACCAATAGATAACCTTTCTATTTCTGCTGACTATCCAGGAGTAGCAAAAAGATTGATAGAGGAAGACATTGGAGGGGTTGCTTTTTTCTCAAATGGTGCGTGTGGGAATATTGGACCTATTAGGGCTTTAGAAGGATTTCAAAGAATGGGAGAATTAGGGGAAAATTTAGCAATAGAGGTAAAAAGAGTATTAAAAAATATTAAATTTACTTCAGATGTAAAATTAAAAGTAGCAAAAAGTTTTGTTGAACTTCCCATTCGTGAGGAAATAGTTAAGCGATGGGATATGAATAGAAGGTTTAGAAATAAAAAAACAATTATTTCAGAAATTATAACTTTTTCTGTTAATAATTTGGTTTTTATTGGCATCCCAGGAGAAGCATTTGTAGAATTAGGACTTGAAATAAAGAAAAAGGCACCTTTTTCTGATACATATATTCTTTACCTTACGAATGACGATTTGTTGTATATACCTACAAAAGAAAGTTATAAAGAAGGTGGTTATGAAGTTTCAGTAGCAATGCTGGGAGAAGAAAGTTATGATATAATTTTAAACCAAACATTAAAATTAATGGAGAATTAA
- a CDS encoding amidohydrolase family protein, whose translation MIIDAHTCWNTYEMKGIRISEEEYISALDQFGIDMAMVCCPFYLLTDVSLGNNRVLKLMKKYPSRIIGFSTLNPLFGKESIEELDKCIKEGMKGIKLHCDLSQIPYNDPLTFPIVEKAIELNIPLFLHTGEDSIEEAKFISQKYPEATFIFAHIGNTKWKQMSRFAKEQKNIILCLSGTIFEQGFLEEAVSNVGDERVIFGSDFVLVNPAINLGIIKNSKLSEESKKKILGLNIKRTLKL comes from the coding sequence ATGATTATTGATGCTCATACTTGCTGGAATACCTATGAGATGAAAGGAATTAGAATTTCAGAAGAAGAATATATATCTGCATTAGACCAATTTGGTATTGATATGGCAATGGTTTGTTGTCCATTTTATCTTCTGACAGATGTTTCTTTAGGAAATAACAGGGTATTAAAACTTATGAAAAAATATCCTTCGCGTATTATTGGCTTTTCTACTTTAAATCCCCTATTTGGAAAAGAATCTATTGAAGAGTTAGACAAATGTATTAAAGAAGGAATGAAAGGTATCAAACTTCACTGTGACCTTTCTCAAATACCTTATAATGACCCTTTAACTTTTCCCATAGTGGAGAAAGCAATAGAATTAAATATCCCTCTTTTCTTACATACAGGGGAAGATAGTATAGAAGAAGCTAAATTTATTTCTCAAAAATATCCAGAAGCAACTTTTATTTTTGCTCATATAGGAAATACAAAATGGAAACAGATGAGTCGGTTTGCTAAAGAACAAAAAAATATTATACTCTGCCTATCAGGAACTATTTTTGAGCAAGGATTTCTTGAAGAGGCGGTCTCTAATGTAGGAGATGAAAGAGTAATTTTTGGAAGTGATTTTGTTCTTGTTAATCCAGCAATTAATTTAGGGATTATTAAAAATTCTAAACTTTCAGAAGAAAGCAAAAAGAAAATTTTAGGTTTAAATATAAAAAGGACTCTCAAATTATGA